The Aequorivita sublithincola DSM 14238 genome window below encodes:
- the dinB gene encoding DNA polymerase IV has translation MGKAIIHFDLDAFFVSCERRIDSSLNNRPVIIGGTGNRGVVTAASYEARKFGVHSAMNMKMARQLCPQAIYIRGNGHLYGKMSQEVTEILTQNLPIVEKASVDEFYADLSGMDKFFGCYKFAKELRSKIIRETGLPISFGLSINKTVSKVATGEAKPNNQINVADGCEKTFLAPLSIKKIPMVGNQTYKTFSLLGIREVGLVQKMPLERMISVFGKNGKIIWERCNGIDDSPIKPFHERKSISSERTYGKDTFDQEMINTTILAMVENLAFQLRRGNKLTSTVMVKVRYSDFQTYSKQIKIMHTSADHILIPTVKELFQKLYDRRVLVRLVGVKFGGLADGHYQIDMFEDTNKTVNLYKAMDKIRDKYGDHYVRRAATLGRGSKTIGNQGNPFDGRPPILLAHRHR, from the coding sequence ATGGGAAAAGCAATTATTCATTTTGATTTAGATGCCTTTTTTGTTTCGTGTGAACGTAGAATAGATAGTAGTTTGAACAATCGACCGGTAATTATTGGCGGCACAGGAAATAGGGGAGTAGTTACAGCGGCGAGTTATGAGGCTCGTAAATTTGGCGTACACAGTGCTATGAATATGAAAATGGCGCGGCAATTATGTCCGCAGGCAATTTATATTCGCGGTAATGGGCATCTGTATGGAAAAATGTCGCAAGAGGTTACGGAAATACTCACCCAAAATCTGCCAATAGTTGAGAAGGCAAGTGTAGATGAGTTTTATGCAGATTTGAGTGGCATGGATAAATTCTTCGGCTGCTATAAATTTGCGAAGGAATTGCGATCTAAAATTATAAGGGAAACCGGATTGCCGATATCCTTTGGACTTTCCATAAATAAAACCGTTTCAAAAGTTGCCACTGGCGAAGCCAAGCCCAACAATCAAATAAATGTTGCAGATGGTTGTGAAAAGACTTTTTTGGCACCGCTCTCAATCAAAAAGATACCGATGGTTGGAAACCAAACCTATAAAACTTTTTCTTTACTTGGAATTCGAGAAGTTGGTCTGGTGCAAAAAATGCCCTTGGAACGTATGATCTCCGTATTTGGAAAAAATGGTAAAATAATCTGGGAGCGCTGCAATGGTATTGATGATAGCCCAATTAAGCCGTTTCACGAGCGCAAATCCATTTCCAGCGAACGAACTTACGGCAAGGATACTTTTGATCAGGAAATGATTAATACAACCATATTGGCAATGGTAGAGAATTTGGCTTTTCAATTACGGAGAGGTAATAAATTAACTTCAACCGTAATGGTAAAAGTTCGATACTCCGATTTTCAGACGTATTCAAAACAAATTAAAATTATGCACACTTCCGCAGATCATATTTTAATTCCGACCGTAAAAGAACTTTTTCAAAAATTGTATGACCGAAGAGTATTAGTAAGGCTAGTGGGAGTTAAGTTTGGAGGATTAGCAGATGGACACTATCAAATAGATATGTTTGAAGATACAAACAAAACGGTAAATCTCTATAAGGCAATGGATAAAATTAGAGATAAATATGGCGATCACTATGTGCGTCGTGCAGCTACTTTGGGGCGAGGATCAAAAACAATTGGGAATCAAGGAAACCCATTTGATGGGAGGCCTCCAATTTTGTTGGCGCATAGACATCGATAG
- a CDS encoding Ku protein encodes MRSIWNGSISFGLVSIPIKMYSASEDRKLDLDMLDVHDNARIRYKRVNEETGKEVEWKDIVKGFKQDDSYVILEKEDFEMANMKKSKTIDIEEFIEESEVSDLLYKSPYFLEPQKEGSKSYNLLRDALKKTKKLGVATFVMRQKEHLSLIGIYKDALVLHVIRFADEIRDPKDLKLPTTKVSKKEVDMALSLIANYTSKFDLEKYKDVYNKQLMKIIKNKSTGKKSRSKKVDTTPTQAEDLMAKLKASLEKKKSKAS; translated from the coding sequence ATGAGATCAATATGGAACGGTTCAATAAGCTTTGGATTAGTGTCAATCCCCATTAAAATGTATAGTGCTTCAGAAGATAGGAAACTTGATTTGGATATGCTGGATGTTCACGACAATGCTAGAATTAGATACAAACGTGTTAATGAAGAAACAGGGAAAGAAGTAGAGTGGAAAGATATTGTTAAAGGTTTTAAACAGGATGATAGCTATGTAATTCTTGAAAAAGAGGATTTTGAAATGGCTAATATGAAAAAAAGTAAAACCATTGACATTGAAGAATTTATTGAAGAAAGTGAGGTAAGTGATCTACTCTATAAAAGCCCTTATTTTTTAGAGCCTCAAAAAGAAGGCAGTAAGAGTTACAATTTATTACGTGATGCTTTAAAGAAAACCAAGAAATTAGGAGTTGCTACTTTTGTGATGCGACAAAAAGAGCACCTTAGTTTGATTGGTATTTACAAAGACGCCTTAGTGCTTCACGTAATTAGATTTGCAGATGAAATAAGAGATCCAAAAGACTTAAAGTTACCAACTACTAAAGTTTCTAAGAAAGAGGTGGATATGGCTTTGTCATTAATTGCAAATTATACATCCAAATTCGATTTGGAAAAGTATAAGGATGTTTACAACAAACAATTAATGAAAATCATTAAAAACAAATCAACCGGAAAAAAATCGCGTTCTAAAAAAGTGGACACTACTCCCACACAAGCTGAAGATCTTATGGCGAAATTAAAAGCCAGTCTGGAGAAGAAAAAAAGCAAAGCATCTTAA
- a CDS encoding DUF421 domain-containing protein has product MIEGSEYFFDFQRIFIGDFDLMIYLEIVLRVVIIMTYTIIIIRWIGKRAVGGLGSADVLIIIAMGSAVGDAMLYPTIPLSVAITVITLIAAFQKLYVYISVRNNKVRKITHPSVLKLVANGKLLEKNFKVDEIDKNEVLMLLRQNGIKYLSEVEHAYYEQSGELSVYKYDNPILENSILPENVDSIDYKDNT; this is encoded by the coding sequence ATGATCGAAGGAAGTGAATATTTTTTTGATTTTCAACGAATTTTCATAGGCGATTTTGACCTGATGATTTATTTGGAAATAGTGCTTAGAGTCGTGATAATTATGACCTACACAATAATAATTATTAGATGGATTGGCAAACGTGCTGTTGGCGGTTTAGGAAGTGCCGATGTTTTAATAATAATTGCGATGGGTAGTGCTGTAGGGGATGCAATGCTTTATCCTACAATTCCCTTAAGCGTTGCCATAACTGTCATTACATTAATTGCCGCTTTCCAAAAGCTCTACGTCTATATTAGTGTCCGAAATAATAAGGTGCGAAAAATCACCCATCCTTCAGTTCTTAAGTTAGTTGCAAATGGTAAACTTTTAGAAAAGAATTTTAAAGTAGATGAGATTGACAAAAACGAAGTTTTAATGTTGCTTAGACAAAATGGAATTAAATATCTATCTGAGGTTGAACACGCTTATTACGAACAATCGGGCGAACTAAGTGTTTATAAATATGATAATCCTATTTTGGAAAATTCAATTTTGCCTGAAAATGTTGATAGTATTGACTATAAAGATAATACATAA
- the ligD gene encoding DNA ligase D encodes MSLDKYIEKRKFDQTPEPKGVVNKENARRFVIQRHKASKLHYDLRLEMDGVLKSWAVPKGPSMNASDKRLAIMTEDHPVGYLNFHGTIPKGNYGAGVMTIWDEGNYNVLLSEIGNDPVQQLEKGDLKIEFFGKKIKGTFALVHTKRGDKGNQWLLIKKKDEYSTDLEYDSEIFIENNNVKSSESYRALDIQSFVKPMLASPAKKIFKDPEWVFELKWDGYRVLSNLFQNNVELYSRNGISYNEKFASIAKELKNIPHDCILDGEIVIIDKEGKNDFQKLQNYDDTIENLNLKYYVFDLLHLNGMDTIALTLLERKSLLPELLNDLKNVFYCDHIQGMGPTLYNRALDAGMEGVIAKKADSKYSPGYRSENWLKIKNSTTEEALICGYTDSVGGDTLFGSLILGQYNEEDLKYIGNCGSGFSVTEQKELLAKFQKITIDESPFKEKINLKGRKPHWVKPFLVCEVKFSEKTKNGILRHPVYKGIRQDKNVEEIVPQPIKEKKSFASNPSTLLDVNGISVPISNLEKVYWPEMGYTKYDLIDYYLNISDFILPYLKDRPQNLHRHPNGINGESFYQKDNDQLPNWVETTKIHSESSQKNIEYLICQNQATLLYMANLGCIEINPWNSKINNLENPSYTVIDLDPSAENSFAEVIEVAQVAKEVLDLFKIEGYCKTSGSSGIHIYLPLDELYSYQEARDFTKLLCYYIQERLPKLTSMERAVKNRKGKIYLDYLQNRRGQTLASVYCVRPKVGATVSTPISWNELKKGLQLEDFTIKTVPKRLEKIGDIFQGVLGQGINIENALGTISEK; translated from the coding sequence TTGAGTTTAGATAAATACATAGAAAAAAGAAAGTTTGATCAGACGCCTGAACCCAAAGGAGTTGTAAATAAGGAAAATGCGAGACGTTTTGTTATTCAACGTCATAAAGCTTCAAAATTACATTACGATTTAAGATTAGAAATGGATGGAGTTTTAAAGAGTTGGGCTGTTCCAAAGGGACCTTCAATGAATGCTTCTGACAAACGCTTGGCCATTATGACCGAGGATCATCCTGTAGGTTATTTAAATTTTCATGGCACCATTCCCAAAGGAAATTACGGAGCGGGAGTAATGACAATTTGGGACGAGGGAAATTATAATGTGTTATTAAGTGAAATAGGAAATGACCCAGTTCAACAATTAGAAAAAGGGGATCTGAAAATAGAATTCTTTGGAAAGAAAATAAAAGGAACATTTGCTCTCGTTCATACTAAAAGAGGCGATAAAGGCAATCAGTGGCTATTGATAAAGAAGAAGGATGAATATTCAACCGATTTAGAATACGATTCTGAAATATTTATTGAAAACAATAATGTAAAAAGTTCAGAAAGTTATAGAGCTTTAGACATTCAGAGCTTTGTAAAGCCTATGCTTGCCAGTCCTGCAAAGAAAATTTTCAAGGATCCTGAATGGGTTTTTGAATTAAAGTGGGATGGATATCGTGTACTCTCAAATCTATTTCAAAATAATGTGGAACTATATTCACGTAATGGAATTTCATATAATGAGAAATTTGCAAGTATTGCGAAGGAGTTGAAAAATATTCCACACGATTGCATATTAGATGGAGAGATAGTTATTATAGACAAGGAAGGAAAAAACGATTTTCAAAAACTTCAGAATTATGATGATACCATTGAAAATTTAAATTTGAAATATTATGTTTTCGACTTACTTCATCTCAACGGAATGGATACAATTGCCTTAACCCTATTAGAACGTAAAAGTCTGTTGCCTGAATTATTAAACGACCTAAAAAACGTCTTTTACTGCGATCATATCCAAGGAATGGGGCCAACATTATATAATCGTGCATTGGATGCAGGAATGGAAGGGGTAATAGCGAAGAAAGCAGATTCCAAATATTCTCCCGGATATAGAAGTGAAAATTGGTTGAAAATTAAAAATAGCACCACGGAAGAAGCCTTAATTTGTGGCTACACTGATTCTGTAGGTGGTGATACATTATTCGGATCGCTTATTTTGGGGCAATATAACGAAGAAGATTTAAAATATATAGGGAATTGTGGTTCTGGATTTTCAGTTACAGAACAAAAGGAGTTGTTGGCAAAATTTCAAAAAATTACAATTGATGAAAGTCCATTTAAAGAAAAAATAAATTTAAAAGGTAGAAAACCACATTGGGTGAAACCATTTTTAGTTTGTGAGGTAAAGTTTTCGGAGAAAACTAAAAATGGAATTTTGAGACATCCTGTCTATAAAGGTATAAGACAAGATAAAAATGTTGAAGAAATTGTCCCTCAACCTATTAAGGAAAAAAAATCCTTCGCTTCAAATCCTTCCACACTTTTAGATGTAAATGGAATATCGGTACCAATTTCTAATTTAGAGAAAGTGTATTGGCCAGAAATGGGTTATACAAAATATGACTTGATAGATTACTACTTAAATATTTCCGACTTCATATTACCGTATTTGAAGGATCGTCCTCAAAATTTACACCGCCATCCCAACGGAATTAATGGAGAATCTTTCTATCAAAAGGATAACGATCAGCTACCAAACTGGGTTGAGACAACTAAAATTCATTCCGAATCTTCCCAAAAAAATATTGAATATTTAATTTGTCAAAATCAAGCAACCTTACTCTATATGGCTAACTTGGGATGCATAGAAATAAATCCTTGGAATTCTAAAATTAATAATCTCGAAAATCCGAGTTATACGGTAATCGATTTGGACCCTTCAGCTGAAAATTCATTTGCTGAGGTAATTGAGGTAGCCCAAGTTGCTAAAGAAGTTCTGGACTTATTTAAAATTGAAGGCTATTGCAAAACCTCTGGCTCCTCTGGAATTCATATTTATTTGCCTTTGGATGAACTCTATAGTTATCAGGAAGCAAGAGATTTTACAAAACTGCTTTGCTATTACATTCAAGAGCGTTTGCCAAAACTAACAAGTATGGAGAGAGCTGTAAAAAATAGAAAAGGAAAAATATATCTAGATTACCTGCAAAATAGGCGAGGGCAGACATTAGCTTCAGTATATTGCGTGCGTCCTAAAGTTGGTGCAACAGTTTCAACGCCGATATCTTGGAATGAACTGAAAAAAGGTTTACAATTAGAAGATTTTACTATTAAAACCGTTCCAAAGCGTCTGGAAAAAATAGGTGACATATTTCAAGGAGTATTAGGGCAGGGTATCAATATAGAAAATGCTTTAGGTACAATTTCTGAAAAATAA
- a CDS encoding DUF3891 family protein has product MIVNKSIKGLHIIFHQAHGLLAGKIANEIKEEFRPPHWFETLIAVCEHDDRQLNFKEKDYLSEIGVPLDFTEDKSTVKEVLERMEKIISSANNKSRWIRLLISYHLEFIYSDYKNSSKQIAQFFENEEIERKIILKVYKFSDVKARAYYEFLRFCDRLSLILCNDEAPDCERLLEINTSIKEETYFIKKSEDDTLVISPWIFTSAKFELSVEERILKQTQFSSAKEFESILMATPPSLKKWKLGKL; this is encoded by the coding sequence ATGATCGTAAATAAATCTATAAAAGGTTTACACATTATTTTTCATCAGGCTCATGGTTTATTGGCCGGAAAAATAGCCAATGAAATTAAAGAAGAGTTTAGACCGCCCCATTGGTTTGAGACCCTTATTGCGGTTTGTGAACACGATGACAGACAACTTAATTTTAAAGAAAAAGATTATCTGTCTGAGATTGGGGTTCCTCTGGATTTTACGGAAGATAAATCAACTGTGAAAGAAGTTCTTGAAAGAATGGAAAAAATAATCAGCAGCGCCAATAACAAATCTCGGTGGATTAGGCTGCTTATTTCGTACCATCTAGAATTTATTTATTCAGACTACAAAAATAGTAGTAAGCAGATAGCTCAATTTTTTGAGAATGAAGAAATTGAGCGAAAAATTATTTTGAAGGTCTATAAATTTTCAGATGTAAAGGCAAGAGCATATTATGAGTTTTTACGTTTCTGCGATAGATTATCTTTAATTCTCTGCAATGATGAAGCACCAGATTGTGAAAGATTATTGGAAATAAATACTTCGATTAAAGAAGAGACTTACTTCATTAAAAAATCTGAGGATGACACCTTAGTCATTTCACCTTGGATTTTCACTTCGGCTAAATTTGAGCTTTCGGTTGAAGAACGTATTCTTAAACAAACCCAATTTTCCTCAGCCAAAGAATTTGAATCGATTTTAATGGCAACACCTCCAAGTTTGAAGAAATGGAAACTCGGCAAATTATAA
- a CDS encoding CsbD family protein gives MSAFSDKMKGNWNIAKGKIKQQWGDLTDDDLDYAEGKEDELKGRIQKRTGETKENVNKFFDDMKFD, from the coding sequence ATGAGTGCATTTTCAGATAAAATGAAAGGCAATTGGAATATTGCTAAAGGAAAAATAAAACAACAATGGGGCGATCTTACCGATGATGATTTGGATTACGCCGAAGGTAAAGAAGACGAATTAAAAGGTAGAATTCAAAAAAGAACAGGAGAGACTAAGGAAAATGTCAATAAGTTCTTTGATGATATGAAGTTTGATTAA
- a CDS encoding S8 family peptidase: MKKLTIFLLTIFLITGATIYSQEKMTINQQIFTKVDLDWKLIDQKTGNLFNLSDELTIQFKSSPSQEKIKQLEKAYGMKLVRSNKLGFYDFRPVQKQNLIDIYRQLLKNPIVKDVFANTIGKYILIPNDTQYTAQWYLEQASDADIDISNAWDITTGNSSVVVAILDSGSDWTHQDLGFGTDSYQNIHLNTGEDSWTNPNNPATGNGVDDDGNGYIDDWKGWDFGNSNNDSRGPYFHGTHVAGIIGAKTNNGIGISGIAGGNNSPGAGLMIVGVGDYGPNSAAMDDAILYAMDNGAKIIQLSLTVAPSSAIDAALQAAYISGVFIVCSSGNGSSTSIGYPSSNSYVFSVGATTQTDIKAGFSNSGTDLDLAAPGVSILSTQIGNTYGYSDGTSFSSPIVSATVALMLSVDATLTNEEIEYTLKCTADKVGSYNYNWNPSKQGHSKELGYGRLNAYQAVLAVSTSDIYTRDTPTDNGVEPSSGIMWASPDIWVRNDDDGGLTNENPEYKTSSPNWVYIRINNKDCSKIDDASVKLYFSKASTGLSWPLHWNNYYEFVGSNSVLHGDYIGSTSIPMSIQEEVIVKIPWYPPNPADYINDVHHFCLLSRIESASDPIGTEGNSVNTNTINNNNISWKNVSVYDLNQFDSNAPWVFIRNVDKKNQSINLNLNLTENNTGVAFKDIGKFYIKADKKLERLLEKSKLEGIKRVDKQTYQIIYPEARIDNILAKAFETYSLKFYIIPNQELPEGKSITYDIIQTDARQNNVGGERYTIGNFKKKKSSNQNSVIDENNNEKNFYSIVPNPTSGEINILFDKTYSGISITVKSITGQDFGAKYLQKGNEVSLNINGPKGLYFVSVLTDEGFSKVSKVLKE; the protein is encoded by the coding sequence ATGAAAAAGCTTACAATTTTTCTACTGACCATTTTCTTGATAACAGGAGCGACTATTTACTCACAAGAAAAAATGACAATTAATCAACAGATTTTCACAAAAGTTGATTTGGATTGGAAATTAATAGACCAAAAGACAGGTAATTTATTTAATCTAAGCGACGAATTAACTATTCAATTTAAAAGCTCTCCATCCCAGGAAAAAATTAAACAATTGGAAAAAGCCTATGGCATGAAACTAGTTAGAAGTAATAAGCTCGGGTTTTATGACTTTCGTCCCGTCCAAAAGCAAAATTTAATAGATATATATCGGCAATTGCTCAAAAACCCGATTGTAAAGGATGTATTTGCAAATACTATTGGAAAATATATATTAATACCGAATGATACACAATATACTGCACAATGGTATCTGGAACAAGCCAGCGATGCTGATATAGATATTTCCAATGCTTGGGATATAACAACTGGAAATAGTAGTGTTGTGGTGGCTATTTTAGATTCTGGATCAGATTGGACCCATCAAGATTTAGGATTTGGAACAGATTCCTACCAAAATATCCATTTAAATACTGGAGAAGATAGTTGGACTAACCCGAATAATCCAGCTACAGGAAATGGAGTGGATGATGATGGAAATGGATATATTGATGATTGGAAAGGATGGGATTTTGGAAATTCCAATAACGATTCCCGTGGACCTTATTTTCACGGAACTCACGTTGCTGGCATAATAGGCGCTAAAACAAATAATGGTATTGGAATTTCTGGTATTGCAGGAGGAAATAATAGTCCAGGCGCAGGATTAATGATTGTTGGTGTTGGAGATTACGGTCCCAACTCAGCTGCAATGGACGATGCTATTCTTTACGCAATGGACAATGGCGCAAAAATAATTCAACTTAGTTTAACTGTTGCGCCATCCTCAGCAATTGATGCTGCACTGCAGGCTGCGTATATTAGTGGTGTTTTTATTGTATGTTCATCAGGAAATGGAAGCAGTACCAGCATTGGTTATCCCTCGTCCAATTCCTATGTATTTTCTGTTGGGGCCACTACCCAAACCGATATAAAAGCGGGCTTTTCTAATTCAGGAACTGATTTAGATCTGGCAGCACCTGGGGTTAGCATTTTGAGTACTCAAATCGGGAATACCTATGGCTATAGTGATGGAACTTCATTTTCTTCGCCAATTGTATCTGCAACTGTGGCATTAATGCTTTCAGTAGATGCGACATTAACAAATGAAGAAATTGAATATACGTTAAAATGCACAGCAGATAAAGTGGGCAGCTATAATTACAATTGGAATCCTTCCAAACAAGGGCACTCTAAAGAATTGGGCTATGGACGTTTAAATGCATATCAAGCTGTTTTAGCCGTAAGTACTTCAGATATTTATACAAGAGATACTCCTACTGACAATGGCGTAGAACCTTCGTCTGGAATTATGTGGGCAAGTCCTGATATTTGGGTGCGTAATGACGATGATGGTGGTTTGACCAATGAAAATCCAGAATATAAGACTTCAAGTCCTAATTGGGTTTACATTCGGATTAATAATAAAGATTGTTCTAAAATAGATGACGCAAGTGTGAAGCTATATTTCAGTAAGGCATCAACAGGACTTTCTTGGCCGTTGCACTGGAACAATTATTATGAATTCGTGGGTAGCAATAGTGTTTTACATGGAGATTATATTGGCTCTACTTCAATTCCCATGTCCATTCAAGAAGAAGTAATTGTTAAAATACCATGGTATCCTCCAAATCCTGCGGATTATATAAATGATGTTCACCATTTCTGTTTACTTAGTAGAATTGAATCAGCTTCTGATCCCATTGGAACAGAAGGAAATTCTGTAAATACCAATACTATTAATAATAATAATATCTCTTGGAAAAATGTAAGTGTCTATGATTTAAATCAATTTGATTCTAATGCTCCTTGGGTTTTTATTAGAAATGTAGATAAAAAGAACCAAAGTATAAACTTGAATTTAAATCTGACGGAAAATAATACTGGAGTTGCTTTTAAAGATATTGGAAAGTTTTATATTAAGGCTGACAAAAAATTAGAGAGATTATTAGAAAAAAGCAAGTTGGAAGGTATAAAACGAGTAGATAAGCAAACCTATCAAATAATATATCCAGAAGCTCGTATAGATAATATTCTAGCTAAAGCTTTTGAGACATATAGTTTAAAGTTTTATATTATACCTAATCAAGAATTGCCAGAAGGGAAGAGCATTACTTATGATATAATTCAAACTGATGCAAGACAAAATAATGTTGGAGGCGAGAGATATACGATAGGTAATTTCAAGAAGAAAAAATCTTCTAATCAAAATTCAGTTATTGATGAAAATAATAATGAGAAGAATTTCTATAGTATTGTTCCTAATCCAACTTCGGGGGAAATTAATATTCTTTTTGATAAAACCTATTCAGGTATTTCAATAACAGTGAAGAGTATTACAGGGCAAGATTTTGGGGCAAAGTATTTGCAGAAAGGTAATGAGGTTTCACTTAATATCAATGGACCAAAAGGACTTTATTTCGTTAGCGTATTAACTGATGAAGGATTTTCAAAGGTTTCGAAAGTTTTAAAAGAATAA